From Magnetococcus sp. PR-3, the proteins below share one genomic window:
- a CDS encoding acyl carrier protein, whose protein sequence is MMKEDEIYEMLTEVFVDVFDLDELDLSPQTSAQDIEEWDSMSNIQMLVAVERALNIRFSTVEVSGNRNVGEFVQMILSKLNS, encoded by the coding sequence ATGATGAAAGAAGATGAGATATATGAGATGCTTACAGAGGTTTTTGTGGATGTGTTCGATCTGGATGAATTAGATCTGAGCCCTCAAACCTCGGCCCAGGATATTGAAGAGTGGGACAGCATGAGTAATATCCAAATGTTAGTGGCCGTTGAGCGGGCCCTGAACATTCGTTTCTCAACCGTTGAGGTTAGTGGTAATCGTAATGTGGGAGAATTTGTGCAGATGATTCTTTCCAAGCTCAACAGCTGA
- a CDS encoding MaoC/PaaZ C-terminal domain-containing protein: MATNPMKISHAQSQAFAKLSGDHNPIHLDPLYARRLPFGQSVVHGLHGVMLALDLLLAQCERPHALVKLKVRFSRPIGHDQPFTHQLQKKEGGHFRIKLQAQSHICTTLSGQLIPAAEVKAVARPDLPEMMAPHRADWKEIVAAEGTIPLHWSCAEGRALFPHLGRRLQGDQAAVLLALTRLVGMWLPGEHSLFGGFTFRFASIHTHEDPCLTYRVTHADEARRLLELSLEGAMGKGGVSAFVRSVPVKQVSLAALRQQVSPELLVGRRVLVVGGSRGVGEVIAKVALAMGAQVHVTYHRGSQEVDQLIQEASQESLLLTSSPLNVLQCTPNPWPELWQKGPFDLLTYFATPAISLNPYQGWQQSLFDKYMSYYVAPFMRLAEVAMADKQQPAQPMVMLQPSTIFVAEPTVGALEYAGAKSALEICGRYLEAQHPSLAVLTPRLPRLLTDQTGMLDAELVKDPVPEVITLLKQCARS; this comes from the coding sequence GTGGCGACAAACCCGATGAAGATCTCTCATGCCCAAAGTCAAGCTTTTGCCAAGCTTTCCGGTGACCACAACCCCATTCATCTTGACCCCTTATACGCACGTCGCTTGCCCTTTGGTCAATCGGTGGTGCATGGTCTGCACGGGGTTATGTTGGCACTTGACCTACTGCTAGCTCAGTGCGAGCGCCCCCATGCCTTGGTGAAGCTGAAGGTACGTTTCAGCCGTCCCATAGGACATGATCAACCCTTTACTCATCAATTGCAGAAAAAAGAGGGCGGGCATTTTCGGATTAAATTACAAGCCCAGTCACACATTTGCACAACCCTGTCCGGTCAGCTGATCCCAGCTGCTGAAGTCAAGGCTGTGGCTCGACCTGATCTGCCTGAGATGATGGCTCCACACCGGGCAGATTGGAAAGAGATTGTCGCCGCCGAAGGTACCATACCCCTCCACTGGTCCTGTGCAGAAGGCAGGGCGTTATTCCCCCATTTAGGGCGGCGACTACAAGGTGATCAGGCCGCAGTGCTGTTAGCCCTAACCCGTTTGGTGGGGATGTGGTTGCCGGGTGAACACTCCCTGTTTGGTGGCTTTACCTTCCGCTTTGCTTCCATACATACCCATGAGGATCCCTGTTTAACCTATCGAGTTACCCATGCAGACGAGGCACGCCGTCTTTTGGAACTCTCTCTTGAAGGGGCTATGGGTAAGGGGGGTGTTAGCGCCTTTGTACGTTCTGTTCCTGTGAAGCAAGTTAGCTTGGCAGCTTTGCGCCAACAGGTATCTCCTGAGCTTTTAGTTGGGCGTCGGGTCTTGGTCGTAGGCGGTAGCCGAGGAGTAGGGGAGGTTATCGCTAAAGTAGCCCTGGCCATGGGGGCGCAGGTGCATGTTACCTATCACCGCGGGAGCCAGGAAGTTGATCAACTCATACAAGAGGCCAGCCAGGAATCCTTGCTCTTAACTTCCAGTCCTCTGAACGTATTGCAGTGTACCCCCAATCCTTGGCCTGAATTATGGCAGAAGGGTCCTTTTGACCTGTTGACTTACTTTGCGACACCAGCCATTAGCCTAAACCCCTATCAGGGCTGGCAGCAGTCTCTATTTGACAAATATATGAGCTACTATGTGGCCCCTTTTATGCGTCTTGCTGAAGTAGCGATGGCCGATAAGCAACAACCGGCACAACCAATGGTTATGCTTCAGCCCAGTACCATTTTTGTTGCTGAGCCAACTGTGGGTGCCCTTGAATATGCTGGCGCTAAGTCGGCATTAGAGATTTGTGGTCGCTATCTTGAAGCTCAACATCCATCCCTTGCCGTTCTTACCCCCCGTCTTCCCAGGCTCTTGACCGATCAAACTGGCATGCTAGATGCTGAATTAGTAAAAGACCCTGTTCCGGAAGTGATAACCCTTTTGAAACAGTGCGCTCGTAGTTAA
- a CDS encoding HAD-IIIC family phosphatase: protein MRYLLEDLPWLPHPPADFKAQCKQLPTSANPWLEALDLALYRLDDRQLMTLSRACSALPSPKSEVGRLLRPFKLAVTGNCTLDMLAPILIASGLRHGLQLEVTTGGFNQTAMEALNPNSPLLANTPDGVLMFLDHNGLELSGSEGDSSEHEPAKEALQYLTKLAHALSQNGVKNILVHTIVPPPLALLGHLESRIPQGQSFQIEQFNQMLRDEAYKQGWVLLDLAHLVMQIGSTRWFDPIKWHLAKLPFDPAFLPLYGDHVCRLLAANLGQTRKCLVLDLDNTLWGGVIGDDGLDGIVLGQGDPMGEAFVAFQKLVLSLKKRGVILAVCSKNQEETALQPFRAHQDMVLKEADIAVFMANWNPKSENLKAIALQLNIGLDSLVFVDDNPAEREQVRTAFPQVAVVELPEDPAYYGWTLLGGGWFESLRFTQEDTLRADQYRAEQQRQQLQLSTLDLTDFLISLAMQGQMGGFNAQDRRRVTQLINKTNQFNCTTLRVTEEEVAAYQIQEDRFGVQMRLQDRFGDHGLISAIAGHMDEQHWYIDLWVMSCRVFNRQVEHAMLNELVAQARRRGVKILVGRYLPTQRNKVIQTLFVDFGFSPMSGDDECWSLDLTRYESRKHCIEMMPYQTISVEDQA, encoded by the coding sequence ATGCGCTACCTCTTAGAAGATCTTCCTTGGTTGCCTCATCCTCCCGCTGATTTTAAAGCCCAGTGTAAGCAACTGCCGACCAGCGCCAACCCGTGGCTTGAGGCCTTGGATCTCGCCCTTTATCGACTGGATGACCGACAGTTGATGACTCTGTCCCGTGCCTGTTCGGCTCTGCCGAGCCCCAAGAGTGAGGTGGGGCGGCTTTTAAGGCCTTTTAAATTGGCTGTCACCGGTAACTGTACGTTGGATATGCTGGCTCCGATATTAATCGCCAGTGGTTTGCGTCATGGCTTGCAGCTGGAGGTGACCACGGGTGGGTTCAATCAAACCGCCATGGAGGCTTTAAACCCGAACTCTCCGTTACTTGCCAACACTCCTGATGGTGTGTTGATGTTTCTGGACCATAACGGATTAGAGCTCTCTGGAAGCGAGGGGGATTCTTCTGAGCATGAACCCGCCAAGGAGGCGCTTCAATACCTCACTAAACTGGCGCATGCCTTAAGCCAAAATGGTGTAAAAAACATTTTGGTGCATACCATCGTTCCTCCCCCGCTGGCGCTTTTGGGCCATTTGGAGAGCCGCATACCACAGGGCCAGTCCTTTCAAATTGAGCAATTCAACCAGATGCTCCGGGATGAAGCCTATAAACAGGGGTGGGTTCTTTTGGATCTTGCCCACCTTGTGATGCAAATAGGTTCCACAAGGTGGTTTGATCCGATTAAGTGGCATCTGGCCAAACTTCCCTTTGATCCGGCTTTTCTGCCTTTGTATGGAGATCATGTCTGTCGTTTGTTGGCAGCAAATCTTGGCCAAACGCGTAAATGTTTGGTTCTGGACTTGGATAATACGTTGTGGGGGGGTGTCATCGGTGATGATGGCTTGGATGGCATTGTGCTTGGCCAGGGCGATCCCATGGGGGAGGCGTTTGTTGCTTTTCAGAAGCTAGTACTCTCCTTAAAAAAGCGAGGTGTTATTCTCGCGGTCTGCTCCAAAAATCAGGAAGAAACCGCTCTACAGCCTTTTCGTGCCCATCAGGATATGGTTTTGAAAGAGGCGGATATTGCGGTGTTTATGGCCAACTGGAACCCCAAGTCAGAAAATTTAAAGGCCATAGCCCTCCAACTTAATATCGGTCTAGATAGTCTGGTGTTTGTAGATGATAACCCTGCTGAGCGTGAGCAAGTTCGTACGGCTTTTCCTCAGGTAGCTGTGGTGGAGCTGCCCGAAGATCCTGCCTATTATGGTTGGACGCTTCTGGGTGGCGGTTGGTTTGAAAGCCTTCGTTTTACCCAGGAGGATACTCTGCGGGCCGATCAATATCGTGCCGAACAGCAGCGTCAACAGCTTCAGCTCAGCACTCTTGATTTGACCGATTTTCTCATTTCGCTGGCCATGCAAGGACAAATGGGGGGCTTTAATGCACAAGATCGCCGTCGGGTCACGCAGCTGATTAACAAGACTAACCAGTTCAATTGTACCACCTTGCGCGTAACGGAAGAGGAGGTTGCGGCCTACCAGATCCAAGAAGACCGTTTTGGTGTGCAGATGCGTCTTCAAGACCGATTTGGAGATCATGGCTTGATCAGTGCGATAGCTGGGCATATGGATGAACAGCACTGGTATATCGATCTATGGGTCATGAGTTGCCGAGTGTTTAACCGGCAGGTGGAACATGCCATGCTCAATGAGCTAGTTGCCCAGGCACGGCGTCGAGGGGTGAAAATCCTGGTGGGGCGCTATCTCCCCACCCAACGGAATAAGGTGATCCAAACACTGTTTGTGGATTTTGGTTTTTCCCCCATGTCTGGTGATGATGAGTGTTGGTCTCTAGATTTAACCCGCTATGAGTCCCGCAAACATTGTATTGAAATGATGCCTTACCAAACAATCTCTGTTGAAGATCAAGCGTAA
- a CDS encoding glycosyltransferase family 2 protein codes for MISVVCPFYNEEAILEKAILHMLSSLESLDDDWELVVVNDGSLDSSPSIAQALAQQHDRLRLEGYEVNQGRGAAIRHGVAAARGELVVVTEVDCSWGDRIVHEIIAQFRQYPKTDMVIASPNLPSGGYRNVPQKRVMISRLGNHILRVAQSKAITMYTGMTRGYRKEKFMSLPLTMNGKEMHLEVVQQALALGFTIREVPAWLEWKDHKLAKPNALPRKSSSKIPKLIQSHLMFSLVTAPFRYIFPAALGLLLMAIFFAGWSFVNLGNPDPSIYTFLVAILLFLFAFLVLTMGVISHQNLSLHKELWRVRSSLQEITEELKKKNDKA; via the coding sequence ATGATCTCAGTCGTTTGTCCGTTTTATAATGAAGAGGCCATTCTGGAAAAAGCCATCCTGCATATGCTCAGTAGCCTGGAGAGCTTGGATGATGACTGGGAGTTGGTGGTGGTTAACGATGGCTCCTTAGATAGCTCTCCGTCCATTGCCCAAGCGCTTGCTCAGCAGCATGACCGTTTGCGTTTGGAGGGGTATGAGGTCAACCAGGGGCGTGGGGCTGCCATTCGCCATGGGGTTGCCGCAGCGCGTGGAGAGCTGGTGGTGGTGACGGAAGTGGACTGCTCCTGGGGGGACCGTATTGTTCATGAGATTATTGCGCAGTTTCGTCAATATCCCAAAACGGACATGGTCATTGCTTCCCCCAATCTACCCAGTGGGGGCTACCGTAATGTGCCCCAAAAACGGGTTATGATTAGCCGTTTGGGTAATCATATTTTACGCGTTGCGCAATCCAAGGCCATTACCATGTACACCGGTATGACCCGTGGCTACCGTAAAGAGAAGTTTATGAGCCTGCCTTTGACCATGAATGGCAAAGAGATGCATCTAGAAGTGGTGCAGCAAGCGCTGGCATTGGGTTTTACCATTCGGGAGGTGCCCGCCTGGTTGGAGTGGAAAGACCATAAACTGGCCAAGCCCAATGCACTGCCTCGTAAATCCTCCAGTAAAATTCCCAAGCTTATTCAAAGTCATTTGATGTTTAGCTTGGTTACGGCCCCCTTTCGGTACATTTTTCCGGCCGCATTGGGTCTACTCCTTATGGCGATATTCTTTGCCGGATGGTCGTTTGTCAATCTTGGCAATCCTGACCCCTCTATCTATACCTTTCTTGTCGCGATCCTACTCTTTTTGTTTGCCTTCTTGGTGTTGACTATGGGGGTGATTTCCCATCAAAACCTCTCCTTACACAAAGAGCTATGGCGTGTGCGTTCCTCCCTGCAAGAGATCACAGAAGAGTTGAAGAAAAAAAACGACAAAGCGTAA
- a CDS encoding class I SAM-dependent methyltransferase produces MAKTEEYITMSNPSVNDVQDFWEANPLWSGESNHTPGTKPFFEEHRDVYISDCFAGQFDPRCVPQEANREKILDLGCGPGFWTIELWKHGCHNITSADLTKNALKLTKSRCEIYGVSADVSQQNAENLTFDDGSFTHVNCQGVIHHTPDTEACVAEIARVLKPGGTASLSVYYKNVFLRNWGILKWAGIILSKLGGGMKGRGREKIFSTGGAEEIVRLYDGDENPIGKAYSKQQFVEMLSPHFEVQDIYLHFFPARALPIKTPHVLHRFLDKYTGFMIYATVKKS; encoded by the coding sequence ATGGCAAAAACAGAGGAATACATAACAATGTCAAATCCAAGCGTTAATGATGTGCAAGATTTTTGGGAAGCCAACCCTTTATGGAGTGGTGAATCTAACCACACGCCAGGCACAAAGCCCTTTTTTGAAGAGCATAGAGACGTCTATATCTCGGACTGTTTTGCGGGCCAGTTTGACCCCCGCTGTGTTCCACAGGAAGCCAATCGTGAAAAAATTCTCGACCTGGGATGTGGCCCTGGTTTCTGGACCATTGAACTCTGGAAGCATGGCTGCCATAACATCACGTCGGCAGATCTGACGAAAAATGCCTTAAAGCTGACAAAATCCAGGTGCGAAATCTACGGTGTTTCTGCTGATGTTAGTCAGCAAAATGCTGAAAATCTAACGTTTGATGATGGCTCGTTTACCCATGTTAACTGCCAAGGCGTTATTCATCATACCCCTGATACAGAGGCATGTGTAGCGGAAATTGCTCGGGTACTTAAACCCGGAGGAACAGCAAGCCTAAGCGTCTACTATAAGAATGTTTTTTTAAGAAACTGGGGCATTCTAAAGTGGGCCGGCATTATCCTCAGCAAACTTGGCGGAGGCATGAAGGGGCGCGGTAGGGAAAAGATTTTTTCAACTGGGGGTGCAGAGGAAATTGTGCGTCTATATGACGGCGATGAAAACCCCATAGGAAAAGCCTATTCCAAACAACAGTTTGTTGAGATGCTCTCTCCGCACTTTGAGGTGCAGGATATCTATTTACACTTTTTTCCTGCGCGGGCTTTACCGATAAAAACCCCCCACGTTCTCCATCGTTTCTTGGATAAGTATACCGGCTTTATGATCTATGCCACGGTCAAGAAATCCTGA
- a CDS encoding MBOAT family O-acyltransferase, with product MVFSSHIFLLAFLPTVLVLFYLLGRLGGQSAAITWLAFASLFFYGWWNPIYLLLIGVSILFNYVVALSLCQNWLRDDGRMPLLVGGLLGNLALLGYFKYTNFFIDNFNAVTGVGVQVVPIILPLAISFFTFQQVAYLVDAFQFKKAEPHFIRYTLFVSFFPQLIAGPIVHHKEMLPQFESARTFRFQPDIFALGISILILGLAKKVLLADNLALLANPVFDSVAHGGSISTLTAWVGGVAYTFQLYFDFSGYSEMAIGLALMFGIRLPINFNAPFKASSMLEFWRRWHMTLSRFLQEYLFMPLSMKEVRMNLWTMPLMSFIITMLFGGLWHGAQWTFVAWGLFHGVLLAINQSWRNWKKRRGWSKRDGWWNHSLLGVPLTFLCVLASLVVFRSADLGTAGQMYQAMLGFGGKDAVETSSVALAAWPWLSAAAILVWWAPNLVQLMRDHQIVTDTLKIPPHWLQKGKSPFLLWRPSLFWGVVLSVLAFLSVLRMNEVNEFLYFQF from the coding sequence ATGGTTTTTAGTTCACACATATTTCTCCTCGCGTTTCTGCCCACAGTACTTGTGCTGTTTTATCTATTGGGCCGCCTGGGGGGGCAGAGTGCCGCAATAACCTGGCTTGCCTTCGCATCACTGTTTTTCTACGGTTGGTGGAACCCGATCTATCTGCTGCTTATTGGTGTGTCTATCCTATTCAACTATGTCGTTGCTCTATCCTTGTGTCAAAACTGGTTACGAGATGATGGGCGTATGCCGTTGTTAGTGGGCGGTTTGCTCGGCAACTTGGCGCTGTTGGGATATTTTAAATATACCAATTTTTTCATCGATAATTTTAATGCGGTGACAGGTGTAGGGGTGCAGGTTGTTCCTATCATCCTGCCCCTTGCCATCTCTTTTTTCACCTTTCAGCAGGTCGCCTATTTGGTGGACGCCTTTCAATTCAAAAAAGCAGAGCCTCACTTCATTCGTTATACTTTGTTTGTCAGTTTCTTCCCCCAATTGATTGCTGGGCCGATTGTTCATCACAAAGAGATGTTGCCCCAGTTTGAAAGTGCGCGCACTTTTCGCTTTCAGCCGGATATCTTCGCCTTGGGCATTTCAATCCTGATTCTTGGCCTGGCTAAGAAAGTGCTGTTGGCTGACAATCTCGCTTTATTGGCAAACCCTGTTTTTGACTCCGTGGCTCATGGCGGGAGCATCTCTACCCTGACTGCTTGGGTAGGAGGCGTGGCCTATACGTTCCAACTTTATTTCGATTTTTCCGGCTACTCAGAGATGGCCATCGGCTTAGCATTGATGTTTGGTATTCGCTTGCCCATAAACTTCAATGCGCCATTTAAAGCATCCAGCATGTTAGAGTTTTGGCGTCGTTGGCATATGACATTATCCCGCTTTTTGCAGGAGTACCTCTTCATGCCCCTCTCGATGAAGGAGGTGCGCATGAACCTGTGGACCATGCCGCTGATGAGCTTTATCATCACCATGCTTTTTGGGGGGTTATGGCATGGTGCCCAATGGACCTTTGTTGCCTGGGGGTTGTTTCACGGTGTGTTGCTGGCGATTAATCAGAGCTGGCGGAACTGGAAAAAACGACGGGGATGGTCGAAGCGAGATGGCTGGTGGAATCACTCTCTACTGGGGGTGCCGCTTACTTTTCTTTGTGTCCTTGCCTCTCTGGTGGTCTTTCGATCGGCGGATCTAGGCACAGCTGGGCAAATGTATCAGGCCATGCTCGGTTTTGGTGGCAAAGATGCTGTCGAGACAAGCTCTGTGGCTTTGGCGGCTTGGCCGTGGTTATCGGCAGCTGCGATTTTGGTATGGTGGGCCCCCAATCTGGTTCAGCTAATGCGAGATCACCAGATCGTCACAGATACCCTGAAAATCCCCCCCCATTGGTTGCAGAAAGGGAAATCCCCATTCTTGCTTTGGCGGCCCAGCCTCTTTTGGGGTGTGGTATTGTCGGTCTTAGCATTCCTTAGCGTTTTACGCATGAATGAGGTAAACGAATTCCTCTATTTTCAGTTTTAG